TTTTCCCAGCTGATAGGCAAATGACCAGACGGATTATCTTCGCCGAAAAGGAGGCGAGCCGCTGCGGTGCCACCCTCCTCCCCTGCATACCAAGTCTCGAAGATTCCCTGAACCTTATCTTTCCAGTTTGAAATATCGACACTGCCACCGGAGGTGATGAACACGATTGTCTTCTTTCCGAGGGCGGCAATTTGCTGGATAAGCTGCTCCTGGCCGACAGGAAGCTCGAAGGTGCGGTCTCCGCCTTCAGACTCTGATGATGCATTGAAACCCACTGCAAGAATTACCGTATCGGCGTGCGAAGCCATTTCGAGTGCATCTTTCTCTACGATCGTACTGAGAGGAGCAATGCCGACTCGCATGCCGGAGACAGAACCGAGCTGCTGGGAGAGTTGCTCCAAAACCACTTTATGCGGCGCCTGGGTGAGGTCCAAAGTTGTTTGGTTGAGGATGTATTTGGGGACTACGGAGCTGTCGAAGACGACCACGTCGTCCACTAGAAGCCGATACTTCCCATCGGTCTGGACGAAGATTGCGAACTTGCCTGCGTCGGCTGGAGTGTAATAACCGGTCCAACGGCTGCTGGTAGTGGTGCGCACGTAGGGAGATGCGCTCCTGTGAGAGGTAAGCGCATTGAGCTCCTGCTCTTCAGGTTCGCGGCGGGTGGAACCGGCGGTGAGCATCGCCGTCTCGGTGGCGGTGCCAGTGATATCTCCTTCGAGGTTCGCCTTTGCGAAGGTTGTGTGTGTTACCCCTGGGGTTGTGCCCTGCGCATCGGTTGTGAAACGTGTCAAACGTGACATCTGGTTGACGCTACGGAGGCCGCGAGCGTAGAGAACTTTTGTCTGCGGGCCAACGAAATTGCTGACGCCTACCAGGAGGTTGGTATTGGCAAAGCTGACTACCTCGCCGCTGCCGCCACCAGTAGTCACGGTCTGGGTTGCCGTGGGTCCGAGAACTGCGATCGTCTTAAGTTGAGTTTTGTTAAGAGGAAGCGCGTTGTTGTCATTCTTGAGCAGGACTGCGCCTTCAAGCGCCGCCTGCAAAGAGGCCGCACGGCCGTCGAGGTTGTAGCGAGGGATAGTGGTGTCCAACTGTGGTCTGTCGAGCCAGCCGAAGTCGACTGCCACGCGGAGGATTCGGCGCACCTTCTCATCGATCTCGGCCTGAGTGATGGTGCCATTCTTCAGTAGTGGAAGTATCTTTTCTTTGGAGAGGTAGACGCCAAAGGGCATCTCAAGATCAAGGCCGCCTTTTACGGCTGCAGCGGTATCGTAGGTTGCGACCCAATCCGACATAATGACGCCTGGAAAGTGCCATTGATCCTTTGCGACGGTGATGTTAAGACGCCCGTTTTGCGTCATGTGCTCACCATTGGTGATGTTGTAGGAGTCCATGATCGCGCCTACTCTGGCAGTCTTCACGGCGGCCTCAAAGACGGGCATGTAGATCTCACGAAGTGTCCGTTCATCGATGACCGAGTCTGAATCGTGGCGAAGATACTCGGAGTTGTTACCCAGGTAGTGCTTGACAGTCGCCGAAACTCCCTCTTGCTGGACGCCTTGTATATAGCCGACGGCGATCGCACTTGCCAGGAAAGGATCCTCGCCGAAGTATTCGAAGTTACGACCATTCATGGGCGCGCGATAAATGTTTACCCCTGGGCCAAGGAGAAAAGCCGCGCCGCGAGAGCGAGAATCGCGCCCCAGTTGCTGCCCGATGCGTAGAGCGAGCGCCCTATCCCACGAAGCCGCGAGACCAATGCCTGCGGCATACGCAATGGTGGGCGCGGGAATGTGCGCACCCACAGGACCGTCCGCCATTTGGAAGTAGGGAATGTTCAACCGCGGAATGGAGTGGGTTCTAAAAGGTGTATCGCCACCGATGAGATCGATCTTTTCGTCGAGCGTCATGTTGGCAAGGAGATCGTTGACGCGCTTGTCGACAGCTTGTGGATCGCTGCCAACGAATTGTGCAGAGCTGGAAAGACTCGTCAGAAAGAGAGCGCTGACTGCGATGGCGTGGCATGTGAAGAGCGGGCGGTTGCGCATGAACATTTCGAGGAGCTCCGGCCTGAGTGAATTGGATTCCGGTAGAAACTTTTACATTTCTAGAGGATGGAAATAACTAGTTTTATTTCCCCTGAGAAGTATATCTATAGACGCTTCACGGGAGTTCCGCTGCTGCGGACCACGCGGTAACGGTTCAGGATTGCCGTCCTGCCTCCCCTACATTCGGAGAGTATGCGAGAGATCTATCGTTGTTGTGTTAGAAGATGACCTTGAGCGCGAGTTGGATCTGACGACTAGTGGAGGCTGCGGTCACAACTCCGGCTGTAGGGCTCTGAACGACGGCTGTGGTCTGGTTGGCGACTGTGCCCTGTGTGGGCCCGCTTGTGTAAACAACCTCGTTGGGCGTCTGCAGGTTGGTGTGGTTGAGCACGTTGAAGAATTCGGCGCGAAACTGGAGACGGGTTTTCTCGGTCAGTACGGTCGACTTGAGCAGAGAAAGATCCCAGTCGGCGTACCCGGGACCGGTAAGGGTGTCTCGACCGAGGTTGCCTATGGTGCCGTATGCGGGGGGGGTGAAAGCTGCGGGTGAGAAGAATTGGCCGACGCGGGTGGCTGTGCTGCCGCGAGTATAGATGTTTCCCCGGAAGCCGGGATTGACGTTTGGGCGGACTGGGTTGCGAGTGTCGCCAGAGCCGGTAGGGTTATAACCCAGTTGCGGGCTGAAGGGAAATCCGGTTTGGAGTGTTGCGATGGTGCTGAGACTCCATCCAGATGCCGCGTGGTTGATCAACGGCGGTACAGTGGATAAGAGAAAGTGGCCACGACCAACGGGTAGCTCGTATGTCGCGTTGAAGGTAGCGAGGTGGCGAATATCAGTCGCCGCGGGGCCGTAATCCAGCGAAGGATTCCCCGGATAAGAAACAAACGCCGGAGTGTTGGCCGAGACGCTCGTATTCCAGGCAGAGCCGTCGTCGAGATTTTTGGCGAAGGTGTAGTTGGCTCGAAGTTGCAAGCCGTGTGCCAGGTTGCGGCGAAGGTCAACCTCGAGTGCGTTGTAGTTGCTGGAGCCGCCGGAGGTCCATGACGTGGTGTTGGCTACCAGAGGGTTCGCTTTGACCGTCGTAGGATAGTAGATCGTTCCGGTCGAAGTACCTGGAGGGCATCTTGAGTTCGGAGAGCAGATGATGGAACCGGGTTCGTTTTGATCCTCCGAAAGGATCTGGTGATAACCATGAGAGCCTACATAGCCAACCGTAATTGAGGTCGTTTGATCGAGCTGCTGTTCGATGCTGAGTGCGTAAGAGACAACGCCCGGAGTCGAGATATCGGCTTGGACGTTAGAGGGAGAGATGAGCCCTGGCGGACCGCTAATTGGACTTGCGATAGGAACGTTGGAATAGGAGAGAGTTGTGTTGTAAGGTGCGGCCTGATCAAGGCGATAGTCGAGGTTGTCGAGAAGAGAGTGATGAAGGCCAACGCTGGACCGAAGCGAAGTTTTGCCATCGCCGAAGACATTCCAGGCAATGCCGATGCGTGGTTCGGGGAGAATCTTCGCGCGGTTGTTCGACAGAGCGGAGGTTCCTGTCGTTGGAGTTGTATCGATGACACCGTTCTTAAACCCATACTGCGAGGCACGGCCGTGGGCTTCGTTCCAGCCATTGGTGGATTCGAAACGAATCCCGCCGCGAATCTCGAACGCTGGAGTAAGTTGCCAGGTATCTTCGAAGTAAACGGCGCTCATGAAACTCCGCCAATTTAGCGGCGTGGGATTGGGCACGACGGTGAAGGTCTTGACAGTTCCTTGCAGGAAGGTGGTGAGTGAAGCGAAGGAGGCTTGGCCGTACTGGTTCTGGGCGAGATTATCGTTCGACTGAAGCGACTGAAGCCACACTCCGGCCTCAACCTGGTGACGCGAGCGGGAATAGAAGACGTGGTCGTCGAAGGTGTAGAGGTTGCGCGCCGTAGCATTGTTCGATCCAACGTTGGCACCGGCGCCGGTGATCTGCGACGAGCCATTGGAGGCGGTCGAACCCGCGATCACAATAGCTCCGGTCGGCTTGCCCGCAAGAAAGCCCGGAGTTTCACTCTGGATTGAAGTGGGAATACTGCCGAGGAAGAAAAAGCTGGCGCGAGAGTAGCCAACGCGGGCCGTGTTTAGCAGGCGAGCGGAGAAGACGTGCTGCTCCTGGATGCTGGCAACTTGTTCGCGAAGCGATTCGTTGATGAGCGAGAAGGGGTTTTGCGTGGGTGTGTTGGCGGTGGAATCATCCGCGGTGTAGACGCCAAAGAGGAGATCGCGCGAGGTAAGGTTGGCATCGAAACGCGCGGTGCCGAAGTCCTCGCGGATGTGTTGAGTGGGACTCGAGAAGGCTTCACCGATCCCGGTCGGATTGCCTTTGGCGTCGAGGAGCTCCGGACCGTTTTGTGCAGGCCAGAGATTAAGCAGAGGTCTAACTCCGTTCGCGACACCATAGTTTTTGCGAGGTCCGGCGGGATTAGCCGGATCGGGAAGCAGGCCCTGTCGAGCTTGAGTGTCAGGGACGAGCGTGACGTTGGTGATTCCGAGGTTCTGTCTATAGCCTTCGTAGTTGCCAAAGAGAAAGAGCCGATTGGTGCGAATGGGGCCGCCAAGAGAGGCACCGTAGTTGTTGCGCTGAAAGTTCGGAATGTGAGCCTGGTCGAAATAGTTGCGTGCATCGAAGAAAGAGTTACGAAGAAACTCGTAAGCCGAGCCGTGGACGTTATTGGTGCCCGAGGCCGTTACGATGGAGATCTGTGCCCCCTGACGTTTTCCATAACTTGCCGAGTACGTGTCACTGACGACATTGAACTCGCGTACCGCATCGACGCCGAGAAGCTGGCCGCTAGTTCCGCCCGGAGTGACGTTGATCAGAGACGCGCCGGTGTATTCGACGCCGTTGAGCAGGTAGAGGTTGTCTTGCGGGCGTCGACCAGAGATCGCAAACATACTACCCACAGAGGAGTTGGAGGTTCCCACCGATCCACTGCGCTGTGCTGTGTAGTTTACTGCCGCAGGATTGAGTGTGATGAGTTGATCGTAAGATCGACCATTGAGCGGGAGGTCTTTGATTTGACGCTCGTTGACGAGTCCGGAGATCTGTTGGGTGGAAAGATTGATAGACGAGGGAACGTCCGTAACCGTGATCTGCTCTGTAACGTTACCCGGATGCACTGTGAGATCGATACGCTTGGCTTGACCTACAGTGAGAGAAATCCCTGCGCGGGTCTGCGGAGCGAAGCCCTCGCGCACGACCGATATCGCGTAAACACCAACGGGAATCGAAGGTGCAGCATATGCTCCGGCTGCGTCGGAGATGAGGTGGCGCTCACCGCCGGTCTCTTGATTGCGAATCGTGATCTGGGCGTCAGGAACGACTGCTCCGGCGGGATCTGTGACAATACCGCTGATGGTCCCACCCACAATCTGGGCGTTGGCAGCGGTTGCGAGAAGCAGTGACACGGAGAGAAAAACAGATCGATGGAACATCGAGGGTACCTCCAAGTGCTTAGAACAAGACACGCATGTAGATGGGAAGAGATTGCTTTACGAATTCTCGAAGAGGGCGGGAGACTATTGGCAACAACAGTTCGGCATTGTTTCCGGGGAGGAAACTACGATGCGGATCTGCCGGAACTTCCTTGAAATTCTTGAATACATTGAATTACCGAAAAGCCAAGGCCCGCTTTTGGCACAGGTTGCTGTGAGTTTTTTTGTTTTGGGAAACTAGTTTCGCGTAGGCGAGAGGCGCAGACCTGCTTCACAACAACGACAACCAGTAACGGCGTAGTGGAAGGTCAGAGCCATAAACCGAATAGTAGCATAGGGCTTTTAGCCGAGTCGCGCTGTCTCGCTTTGGGGTAGTGGGCAAGTTTGAATCCACAGGTTATTGCATACGTTAGGCCTCTCAAGCATCATTGATGGATGGCAAAAAGAGTGAGCACGGATATAAATCTCATCGCATCTCGGATAGTGAATGAAGCGACCGGGACAAAGCCAGAACGCCGTCACCCTGCTGCCGTCGCTTCTGGTCGCTTGGGAGGACTGAAGGGTGGCACCGCTAGAGCTAAGAAGCTTACGCCTGAGCAGAGGAGCGAAATAGCAAAAAAGGCTGCCAACAAACGATGGGGAACAGCTCAGTAAGGGCGTAAAATGGTACCCAGCGGGGGAGTTTACCTCTTAGCCCGCTGGGGTATTTACAAATAGGGGTTTTCACCCTATGGTGGTATTTCAATCGTAATGATCACACCGCAGATGCGGATGGTGATTACGAACCGATGGCGAGAACTTTTCCGGATTGACACTGGGGTTCTCTCCTTTCTGTAGGATTCGCCCGACTCTGATCAGTCGGGCGTTTCCGTCTTCCGACGAAATTCTAGGTAGCATCGCCCTCATCCTCTTGCTCTTCGGGTAAGGCGACTGCTTGTGCTTTCTTAGCGTCTCCAGCTGCCTTGTCAGACCTCTTGATCATGGCGCTGTCATACCAGCTCAACAGCCCGAACGCGCCATTAGGAAGACGGTGGAACATAGACGTGTTTTTGGAGAGCGAGATGGAAAGCATTCGAAGGTAATCTTTCTCCTTCCAATTCGTACTCTTGAAGTCGAATGCTCCTTTTTTCAGCGCTGTGAGAATTTCGTCCGGCGTTCGCGCGTCGCGTTGACTGCTCATCTCTAGGTATTCCCGTGCTGCCGTAGCCAAGGGCTTACCGTAAAACTGTGAAGAACGGATTGTGGACGAATGAACACTATTGGACTCGTCGGCGTAGAGGGCTTCCTGTCCCATACGTCGCAGCAAACCGTTGATCATTCGCTTCGTGTCGTCAACCTCAGCAAGCTGCTTTTGCAGTTCCTCCTGCAAGGCTTCGACTGCGGCGCTCAGTTTGTCGCTCATTTCAATCTCCTTGTTACTCTCTAAGTCTTGCATTAAAAAGCTGAAGTCGCCATGTTAATCGAAAAATACCCGTGCAAATACTCACGCCATAAGTTACACATGGGGTAGTCGTCGGGGACGTTCCGTGATACTTGGAAAAACATGCTGATAAAAGGTTTGTTTTTAATAGTTTGTGTTGACGCATGTGTTAATTAGATATCCACGCCATTATCCTATGTAATGTTTCTGTCTTGACAATGCGAATTCGCTCAAGCATAATTATGAGTATGAACCGCTTGAACATTGCCGACAGAACTCGCGTTGTAGCCGCTCTAGTGGAGGGGAATAGCATCCGCGCAACCTGCCGCATGACTGGCGTTTCCAAGCCTACAGTCCTCAAGTTGTTGGCCGATCTGGGCAAGGCCTGCGCAACCTACCACGACGAGCATGTCCGACAGGTTCCGTCTAAGCGAGTGCAGTGTGATGAGATCTGGAGTTTTGTCGGGGCGAAGCAGAAGAACGTCACTGAGGGGCAGATGGAAACTGGGTGCGGAGACGTGTGGACTTGGACTGCGCTGGATGCTGATTCAAAGCTCATGGTTTCATGGCTCGTCGGACAGCGCGGGGCGGCATGGGCAAAGGCTTTTATGGAGGATGTAGCATCGCGAGTCGCTACCCGTATTCAAATCACCACGGACGGTCACAAGGTATACGGTGAAGCGGTCGAAGGTGCATTCGGTATGGATTGCGACTACGCGATGCTGATAAAGCTGTACGGTCAATCCTCATTCGATACGCGCTACAGCCCCGGTGAGTGCATCGGAACACAGACAGCAGTAATGAGTGGCAATCCCGACCCCCGCCACATCAGCACGTCCTTTGTGGAGCGTCAGAACCTCACGATGCGGATGTCCATGCGACGTTTTACCCGCCTCACCAATGCATTCTCAAAGAAGATCGAGAATCACGAAGCCGCAATTGCGCTTCACTTCATGCACTACAACTTCTGCCGCGTTCACTCGACTCTCCGCGTTACACCCGCGATGGAGGCGGGGCTGTCGGATCATGTGTGGTCGATCGAAGAGCTTGTGAAATTGCTAGAACCGAAATCTATTCTGGACGGTCTGACGCAGGTGGCATAACCTGTGGATTCAAACTTGCCCACTACCCGCTTTGGACGAGAACCACCCTACGGCCTCCCGTCTCAAGTCAGATAACCGAAAGCAACTTTGTTTTATCAACTTAGGGCCGCGACCTTCGTCGGACGATTTGAACCAACCGACCAAGATTTGCCTCGGTCTCCGTCCTTTGCTACTCTGGTGTGAGAAATGTGCATATCATGCCAGCTCCGTTGTTGTTGTCCTTTCAACGTCGAGCAGGCGTGTCGACTCATGCTCTAATCTTCCACTCTTAAAAACTGTTTTTTCAAAACTCTCCCGAGCTTCTTGCTTTGGGTAAGTTGCATTCGAAACTCCCTCTGGAGTCATTCATGGCATTGGCCGCACCTGCACTGACGCATCTACAGCTCCTCGAAGCCGAGAGCATTCATATCCTCCGCGAAGTTGCATCCGAGTTTGAACGCCCCGTCATGCTCTACTCCATCGGGAAAGACTCCTCTGTGATGCTGCGACTTGCACAAAAGGCCTTTTTTCCTGCTCCGATCCCGTTTCCTCTCCTCCATGTCGATACGGGCTTCAAATTCCGCGAGATGATCGAGTTCCGCGATCGCATGGTAGCCGAAGTTGGAGCTGAACTTCTTGTCTGGCGTAACGAGCCCGCCATTGCTTCAGGCACGAATCCGATCGCGCTCGACACCAAACGGTGCTGTGGCCTTCTCAAAACACAGGCACTGCTCGACGGCCTTAATCATTACGGCTTTGATGCTGCGTTTGGTGGTGCTCGTCGCGACGAGGAGAAGTCTCGCGCCAAGGAACGCATCTACTCTTTTCGCGACAAAGCTGGTCAATGGGATCCGAAGGGCCAACGCCCTGAACTTTGGAACCTCTACAACTCGCGAATCCATCCGGGCGAGTCCATCCGCGTCTTTCCGCTCTCGAACTGGACCGAGATGGACATCTGGCAGTACATCCTGCAGGAAGACATCCCCATCGTCGATCTTTACTTCGCCAGAGAACGGCCGATGTATGTCCGGGAAGGTGCGCTTCTTCCGGTTGAACAGAGCTTTATTGCCCGGCCTGGAGAGCGGCCGCAGATGGTGCTCTCCAGGCTTCGTTCGCTCGGCTGCAGTCCGTGCACTGGAGCCATTCGCTCGGATGCCGATACGCTACCCAAGATTATCGAAGAACTGCTTTCCTTCCGTTCTTCGGAGCGGGCGAATCGTGTCATCGACCATGACCAAGAAGGGTCGATGGAACTTAAGAAGCGTGAGGGTTACTTCTAAATGCCTCCCAGTGAATCGGTTTTGAAGCTGGATGTCGAGACGCAGTTCGAACAAGTATCAGGGTTTTCTCTTTCCAGTTTTCTCGCGAATGAGCATGCCCGCGATCTGCTTCGCTTCGCCACCGCCGGTTCGGTCGACGATGGGAAGTCGACCCTCATCGGCCGATTACTCTACGACACGCAGAGTGTCTACGAAGACCAGGTCCGTTCGATCAGGGGCAAAGGCTCCACGGGCCTGGACAGCGTCGATCTTGCTCTCCTGACAGACGGGCTCCGTGCCGAGCGCGAGCAGGGTATAACCATCGACGTCGCCTATCGTTATTTTTCCACCGCGAACCGCAAGTTCATCATCGCCGACACACCAGGCCACGAGCAGTACACCCGCAATATGGCTACCGGCGCCTCAACTGCTTCGCTTGCCATCGTTCTTGTCGATGCGCGAAAGGGCGTGCTCACCCAGTCTCGCCGTCACGCCTGCATAACCGCGCTGCTTGGCGTTCCACACATCCTCGTTGCCGTCAATAAGATGGATCTCGTCAACTACGAGAAACAAGCGTTCGACGCAATTCGGGCTGACTTCACCGCATTTTTTGAAGAACTAGGGGATATGCGGCCGCCGCATCTCTATTTCGTTCCAGTCAGCGCGCTGGTCGGCGACAATGTCGTCCGCGCAACCGCTACCATGCCCTGGTACCAAGGGCCCTCGCTGCTCGAAGTACTTGAATCGGTCCCCGCAGCGGAGGCCGGAGTCGCCCACCCTTTTCGTTTCCCGGTGCAGCGTGTCCTTCGCCCCAACCAGGATTTTCGTGGATTTTCCGGACAGATCGCAGCGGGAACAATCCGCCCCGGGGATCCCATCATGGTGCTCCCATCGCGCCGAATCAGCCGCGTGCGGAGCATCGTTACCTTCGATGGTGATCTTGTGCAGGCCCAAGCACCTCAATCTGTAACTCTTACTATTACAGATGAACTGGACGTTAGTAGAGGCGACTTAATCGTCGCTCCCGAATTTCCGGCGATCACGACGAAGAGCTTCACCGCTTCCCTCGTCTGGATGGACGAGAAGCCTCTCGACCTTGCACGCCGCTACTTACTGAAGCACACCAGCAAGACCGTTCAGGTCCAGATCACTGATATTCGATACCGCCTTGACGTAGAAACCCTGGAACAAGACGCCGCCGAAACGCTTAAGTTTAACGATATTGGTCTAGTAGAGGTTCAATCCGTACTACCGCTCTTTGTTGACAACTACTCCACAAACCGTATCACCGGAAGCTTCGTTCTGATCGATCCAGTCACTAATCTGACCGTCGCTGCAGGAATGATCCGCTCTATCGGCGTTGAAACGAGCGTCAAAACGACAAATGTGGTAACAGAGACTGACCGACGAGAGCGTTGGGGCCACTCTGGAGCGCACATTCATCTCCGCAGCCCTATTGATTTTGCCGATGCGGTGGAACGAACCCTTTTCCTTCGCGGTGTTTTCATCGTTCGCCCCGAGTTCCCCTCTGACGAATCTATCGCAGTGCTTATCACTGGAGGAGCCCTCGTCTTGACTCACGCTGCGTCCGAGGACAGGACAGTTCGTTTCGGCGAAAGGCAGGCTGTCGTATCTGACATTGATGACCTCCTTCGTTTCCTCGATGCCTACGCCATCACAACGGGAGAAAAATAGACGATGACCATCCTTCACAATTTAGCGCCCTCTCCTGAAATTTCTCACAAGACAGTGGATCTGCCTGTAGTCCTATCCCCCACGCTTGATGCCAAACTATCGAACGTCCGAGAACTCCTCGCCCGGGAGTTGCCAGAAACACCTACCGAGAATGATGCCTGTCTTTCGTGCAGCTTTCAGGCCGAAGATGTTCTCCTACTTCATCTCGTTCGCGAACTGCGGCCTGATATTCCGGTGCTCTTCCTGGATACGGGTTATCACTTTCCGGAGACCTACATCTACCGGGACCGGATTGCAACCGACTGGAAACTGAACCTTACTAATCTTCTTCCAGTCCATACGGTGATAGAGCAAGAGCTTGAGCTTGGCCTGCTTTACCAGACCGCACCAGACCGCTGTTGCGCCTTACGCAAGGTCGAGCCGCTTTTCTCTGCGGTTGGAAACTATAAGACTTGGCTTACCGGTCTACGCCGAGAGCAGGCGCGTAGCCGTACTGCGCTTGAAGAGATCGCAGATTTCACGCTGCCAAGCGGCGTCACAGTTCGCAAACTCAGCCCCTTCGCCGACTGGACAACGCGGGACATCTGGCAGGCATGCGCTTTCTACGGTATTCCGCTCTTGCCACTCTATGACGCCGGCTACACCAGCATCGGCTGCAAGCCTTGCACCTCGATACCTACAGATCCTAACGACCCACGCTCTGGTCGCTGGGCTGGCCGCAAGGTCGAGTGCGGCATTCACATTCAGGCTGCTCCAAACCGGTGATCCGCGGCGAAACGGTCGCCGAAAGGAAGACTTATGGAATACGCCATCGGATTTATTATCGCAGTTTTCATCGCATTGACCGGTGTCGGCGCTGGCACGATCACGACGCCGCTGCTCATCTTGTTTCTTGGAGTTCCTGCACCGATGGCTGTAGCCACGGGGCTCATGTTCTCTGCCGCCGTCAAACTTGTCCTGGTACCATCGCAGATCGCTCGCAAACAGGTCTCATGGCGTGTCCTTAGTCTTATGTTGATCGGTGGGTTGCCAGGGGTTCTTATTGGCTCGCTCGTTCTCCGCCACCTCGATGTCCACGGCCCGCAACTTCTGCTGAATGGCCTTCTCGGCGGCGTATTGGTTCTAACAGCACTCTGGCAGATATTTTTCTCGTTTCGACCGACACGAACCGAAGCGCCACCAAGGGATCGCAGCCGCCTGCTACCTTTTCTGATGGTACCCCTTGGAGTTGAGGTGGGGTTTTCTTCCGCAGGAGCCGGAGCGTTGGGTACTGCGGCGC
This Tunturibacter gelidoferens DNA region includes the following protein-coding sequences:
- a CDS encoding beta-glucosidase, translating into MRNRPLFTCHAIAVSALFLTSLSSSAQFVGSDPQAVDKRVNDLLANMTLDEKIDLIGGDTPFRTHSIPRLNIPYFQMADGPVGAHIPAPTIAYAAGIGLAASWDRALALRIGQQLGRDSRSRGAAFLLGPGVNIYRAPMNGRNFEYFGEDPFLASAIAVGYIQGVQQEGVSATVKHYLGNNSEYLRHDSDSVIDERTLREIYMPVFEAAVKTARVGAIMDSYNITNGEHMTQNGRLNITVAKDQWHFPGVIMSDWVATYDTAAAVKGGLDLEMPFGVYLSKEKILPLLKNGTITQAEIDEKVRRILRVAVDFGWLDRPQLDTTIPRYNLDGRAASLQAALEGAVLLKNDNNALPLNKTQLKTIAVLGPTATQTVTTGGGSGEVVSFANTNLLVGVSNFVGPQTKVLYARGLRSVNQMSRLTRFTTDAQGTTPGVTHTTFAKANLEGDITGTATETAMLTAGSTRREPEEQELNALTSHRSASPYVRTTTSSRWTGYYTPADAGKFAIFVQTDGKYRLLVDDVVVFDSSVVPKYILNQTTLDLTQAPHKVVLEQLSQQLGSVSGMRVGIAPLSTIVEKDALEMASHADTVILAVGFNASSESEGGDRTFELPVGQEQLIQQIAALGKKTIVFITSGGSVDISNWKDKVQGIFETWYAGEEGGTAAARLLFGEDNPSGHLPISWEKKITDNPSYRNYYPDAGTNKIVYREGIFVGYRGYEHNHVEPQYPFGFGLSYTTFSFSKLKSTPSVDGHITVTCDVTNTGGRLGATVAQLYVGQASTTVERPAKELKGFERIVLQPGETGHISFSLNSRSFSYFDVKSSSWRADAGAYDLTLGDSSQDSQQKITVQLEKSLTSSVSD
- a CDS encoding TonB-dependent receptor → MFHRSVFLSVSLLLATAANAQIVGGTISGIVTDPAGAVVPDAQITIRNQETGGERHLISDAAGAYAAPSIPVGVYAISVVREGFAPQTRAGISLTVGQAKRIDLTVHPGNVTEQITVTDVPSSINLSTQQISGLVNERQIKDLPLNGRSYDQLITLNPAAVNYTAQRSGSVGTSNSSVGSMFAISGRRPQDNLYLLNGVEYTGASLINVTPGGTSGQLLGVDAVREFNVVSDTYSASYGKRQGAQISIVTASGTNNVHGSAYEFLRNSFFDARNYFDQAHIPNFQRNNYGASLGGPIRTNRLFLFGNYEGYRQNLGITNVTLVPDTQARQGLLPDPANPAGPRKNYGVANGVRPLLNLWPAQNGPELLDAKGNPTGIGEAFSSPTQHIREDFGTARFDANLTSRDLLFGVYTADDSTANTPTQNPFSLINESLREQVASIQEQHVFSARLLNTARVGYSRASFFFLGSIPTSIQSETPGFLAGKPTGAIVIAGSTASNGSSQITGAGANVGSNNATARNLYTFDDHVFYSRSRHQVEAGVWLQSLQSNDNLAQNQYGQASFASLTTFLQGTVKTFTVVPNPTPLNWRSFMSAVYFEDTWQLTPAFEIRGGIRFESTNGWNEAHGRASQYGFKNGVIDTTPTTGTSALSNNRAKILPEPRIGIAWNVFGDGKTSLRSSVGLHHSLLDNLDYRLDQAAPYNTTLSYSNVPIASPISGPPGLISPSNVQADISTPGVVSYALSIEQQLDQTTSITVGYVGSHGYHQILSEDQNEPGSIICSPNSRCPPGTSTGTIYYPTTVKANPLVANTTSWTSGGSSNYNALEVDLRRNLAHGLQLRANYTFAKNLDDGSAWNTSVSANTPAFVSYPGNPSLDYGPAATDIRHLATFNATYELPVGRGHFLLSTVPPLINHAASGWSLSTIATLQTGFPFSPQLGYNPTGSGDTRNPVRPNVNPGFRGNIYTRGSTATRVGQFFSPAAFTPPAYGTIGNLGRDTLTGPGYADWDLSLLKSTVLTEKTRLQFRAEFFNVLNHTNLQTPNEVVYTSGPTQGTVANQTTAVVQSPTAGVVTAASTSRQIQLALKVIF
- a CDS encoding IS1 family transposase — translated: MNRLNIADRTRVVAALVEGNSIRATCRMTGVSKPTVLKLLADLGKACATYHDEHVRQVPSKRVQCDEIWSFVGAKQKNVTEGQMETGCGDVWTWTALDADSKLMVSWLVGQRGAAWAKAFMEDVASRVATRIQITTDGHKVYGEAVEGAFGMDCDYAMLIKLYGQSSFDTRYSPGECIGTQTAVMSGNPDPRHISTSFVERQNLTMRMSMRRFTRLTNAFSKKIENHEAAIALHFMHYNFCRVHSTLRVTPAMEAGLSDHVWSIEELVKLLEPKSILDGLTQVA
- the cysD gene encoding sulfate adenylyltransferase subunit CysD encodes the protein MALAAPALTHLQLLEAESIHILREVASEFERPVMLYSIGKDSSVMLRLAQKAFFPAPIPFPLLHVDTGFKFREMIEFRDRMVAEVGAELLVWRNEPAIASGTNPIALDTKRCCGLLKTQALLDGLNHYGFDAAFGGARRDEEKSRAKERIYSFRDKAGQWDPKGQRPELWNLYNSRIHPGESIRVFPLSNWTEMDIWQYILQEDIPIVDLYFARERPMYVREGALLPVEQSFIARPGERPQMVLSRLRSLGCSPCTGAIRSDADTLPKIIEELLSFRSSERANRVIDHDQEGSMELKKREGYF
- the cysN gene encoding sulfate adenylyltransferase subunit CysN, with the protein product MPPSESVLKLDVETQFEQVSGFSLSSFLANEHARDLLRFATAGSVDDGKSTLIGRLLYDTQSVYEDQVRSIRGKGSTGLDSVDLALLTDGLRAEREQGITIDVAYRYFSTANRKFIIADTPGHEQYTRNMATGASTASLAIVLVDARKGVLTQSRRHACITALLGVPHILVAVNKMDLVNYEKQAFDAIRADFTAFFEELGDMRPPHLYFVPVSALVGDNVVRATATMPWYQGPSLLEVLESVPAAEAGVAHPFRFPVQRVLRPNQDFRGFSGQIAAGTIRPGDPIMVLPSRRISRVRSIVTFDGDLVQAQAPQSVTLTITDELDVSRGDLIVAPEFPAITTKSFTASLVWMDEKPLDLARRYLLKHTSKTVQVQITDIRYRLDVETLEQDAAETLKFNDIGLVEVQSVLPLFVDNYSTNRITGSFVLIDPVTNLTVAAGMIRSIGVETSVKTTNVVTETDRRERWGHSGAHIHLRSPIDFADAVERTLFLRGVFIVRPEFPSDESIAVLITGGALVLTHAASEDRTVRFGERQAVVSDIDDLLRFLDAYAITTGEK
- a CDS encoding phosphoadenylyl-sulfate reductase; amino-acid sequence: MTILHNLAPSPEISHKTVDLPVVLSPTLDAKLSNVRELLARELPETPTENDACLSCSFQAEDVLLLHLVRELRPDIPVLFLDTGYHFPETYIYRDRIATDWKLNLTNLLPVHTVIEQELELGLLYQTAPDRCCALRKVEPLFSAVGNYKTWLTGLRREQARSRTALEEIADFTLPSGVTVRKLSPFADWTTRDIWQACAFYGIPLLPLYDAGYTSIGCKPCTSIPTDPNDPRSGRWAGRKVECGIHIQAAPNR